The window tgcaattctaagagtatagcagcggaatgtaaaacaattgcacatgaaggtaaagggatgagattgagggagcaaacgcaatgttgacacagagattttttatccgtcgttctgataggtggtgctatcgtacatccacgttgatggagacttcaacccacgaagggcaacggttgcgcgagtccacggagggctccacccacgaagggtccacgaagaagcaaccttgtctatcccaccgtGGTCgttgcccacgaaggacttgcctcactagggtagatcttcacgaagtaggcgatctccttgcccttacaaactcattggttcaactccacaatcttttcggaggctcccaagtgacacctagccaatctaggagacaccactctccaagaagtaacaaatggtatgttgatgatgaactccttgctcttgtgcttcaaatgatagtctccccaacactcaactctctctcataggattggatttggtagaaggaagatttgagtggaaagcaacttggggaaggctagagatcaatatttatgtggttggaatggaatatcttgacctcaacacaagtgtaggtggttctctctcagaaaatatgtattggaagtgtaggcatgttctgatggctctctccacaaatgaagagtgggtggaggggtatatatagcctccacacaaaatctaaccgttacacacaaatcactaAACTCGgtggaccgattcagagaactcggtcagaccgatttagttcaaaatgtgaacgttaggattctcggtgggaccgacatgtcaactcggtgggaccgatgtcattagggttagggcataacgtaatctcggtgagaccgattacacaaactcggtgagaccgattttggtaatagccaaatagagagttggtcagacaaactcggtgtgaccgattcgctcatctcggttggaccgaaacattacaaaaaggaaacagagagtttgcattgcaatctcggtgggaccgatcgctcatctcggtttgactgagacattacgaagggaaacagagagtttgcaatcccatctcggtgaggcCGAGATctctatcggtgagaccgaattgattagggtttctggcagtggctatgtcaactgaactcggtggctccggatggaAAGATTCGGTgcggccgagttggactttttggtttaggacatatgtggatatgagaaagtagtggaggtttttggagcatatcactaagcattttgagcaagatcctcattaagcaacacctcatcccttcttaatagtattggcttttcctatagactcaatgtgatcttggatcactaaaatagaaaatgtagagtcttgtgctttgagcttgagccaatcctttgtcattagcattttgaagggtccactttctaatccatgccatgccaaacattgagctttcctgaaatatttatcttggaatagcattagctgaatgagctatatgttgttaggaattaccaaaaccacccagggatagttgcactttcaattagcagtagcgagtagagaaaagttagcagcagcctgccattagcagtagcgcggcccAATAAAGTGGGCTAGAGCTATGAGCAGTAGTGCGCTTTCATACTGCTCGCTGCTGCTACGCTTGTATAGCAGTATCGCAGGCAGACACGCGTTGCTGCTACtggttagctgtagcgccgtatcagtagcgcgggaccccgcgctactgctataactaaaacccgcgctgctgctaggcttttccctggTAGTGCCCCGAGGCCGGAGGGCGGCACTctggagactccggggcatgtacagccccactcattattacgtgagagtgtcacgagtggagaccttcacaggcactgggccttgcttcatgggtagaacttccggaggtgctggatgttccaggcgtttttgatggggaccccgtcctgcgtccccaggcgcgcggcgccaagcctggagacgcgggcggccctaaatgggccctcccacatgggtgaaagcttatgcagcccttcctcGGAGAGCACCCGCCGTAGGACAAGATCACCCACCTCAAGCGTCCTGGAGCATACGCTGCGGTAGTGATACCGCCGCAGTACCTGCTGGTACCTTGCAGCTCAGAGCGAGGATTGACGGTGGCGTTCCTctcccagcacgagatccatcccccgcgtggcatcctggcgtgcctcgtcaaacgccaagacccgcgcggagcgatgcctgacctcatGTGGGAGAACCGCTTCAGCTCCGTAAAAGAGGAAGAATGGAGTTTTGCCGGTCGGCTTGgtcgcggtggtgcggatggaccacagcacagaCTAGAGCTCGTCcagccagcccctgccgcaggcttcgagcttcttcttgaaagtcCTTGCTTTGAGGCCCCTCAGAACCTCTGCGTTTGCGCGCTCGGCTTgtccattgctcctggggtgtgccactgaggcgtagcatatctgtgttccaagattagcacaatatgttttgaaaaggttgctggtgaactgtgagccgttgtcggtgatgatgcgattagggactccaaaccggctcacgaggcccttgatgagcTTGACCGCCGAGCCAGCCGGGATGGTAAGGACTggctccacctccgcccacttggtgaatttgtcgatggcgacatagaggtagcggtagcccctgGGTGCTCGAGGGAACAGTCCCAAGATGTCCAACCCCTAGACTGCAAACGTCCACgagagtgggatagtctggaggccctgagtaGGCTGGTGGATTTTCTTGGCATGGAACTAGCAGGCTTCACAAGATCTCACCAGCTCGGTTGCGTTGTTGAGtgtcgtgggccagtagaatccgctgcggaacgccttgcccaccAAGGTGCGCGATGACGAGTGATGTCCGCAGTCCCCACCCTGTATGTCGGTTAACAGCTCGcacccctgctccctggagatgcatcgcaaggaaacatcgTTTGGTCGTTTTCGGTATAGCTCATCATCCTGCATGCAGTAGGTTGTGGCCTGCCGAGTCCCGCGCTCcgcgtcttcctccttctccggcagggtTCCTTGTAGCAGGTACACCTTGAATTCTTCGGTCCAGCACCCTTCCTGAGGCTCGAGCACGAGGAGCAGGcgtgctcctgaggtcgggccgcaggcggGGGCTCCCGAGGTTGGTGGCGGGGGAAGCTCCTCCTGAGGCGGTGTTGGCACCCCAGCCGGAGGGGCTGCTAAAGGCTTGAAGAgtcgctcctcgaagacgccgaGCTCCTGCAGCTGGCGTTTGGACGCCCTCTTAGCGAtatcgtcggcttccttgttcgtGCCGCGAGGTACGTGCTGCAGCTCTAGGCCCAAGAATTGTTTCTCCATCTTGCGTACCTCTGCCAAGTATGCCTCCATGTGTtcatccttcggctcgtacacttggttggagaagttgacgaggagctgggagtcgcccttgatggtaaGGCACTTCACTCCTAAGGCGGCCGCGGCCCTGAGGCCGGTGATCAAGCCTTCGTACTCcacgatgttgttggagaccttctcgcaaCGTTGGAAACAGAGCTGCATggcatagtagagcttgtcttgggtggccgagatgagcacggctcTAGCCCCTGctgagggagtcccggattaaggggtcctcgggcgtccggcctaatatccatgggtcggactgatgggccgtgaagatacgaagaccgaagactatatccgtgtccggattgggctttccttggcgtggaaggcaaaataggcgaccaactatgaagattccttcttatgtaactgaccccatgtaaccctagatctctccggtgtctatataaaccggagagcatagtccggataggacacattcattaccatatattcacttaggctagacttctagggtttagccattacgatctcgtggtagatcaactcttgtaatactcatattcatcaagatcaatcaagcaggaagtagggtattacctccgtagagagggctggaacctgggtaaacatcgtgtcccccgcctcgtgttaccatcgatcctagacgcacagttcgggaccccctacctgagatccgctggttttgacaccgacattggtgctttcattgagagttccactgtgccgtcgacggaAGGCTCGATGGCTCACCTTGTCATTAAAGACAACATTACTGCCGGGGTAGTTCTGGCCCCGGGCcgaaccctccggctgggcgacttcaccatgatcgcccgttcggccgcGGAGCCGACggtgacctctcgggccatcgaaaatccccttcgcatcaacttcgagcactccaagaagatggatccagttgagttctcgtccttaaatgagctcctagatcgcatcgctgctttgggaatcgccaccgactatgatcagatcgggcCTAAAACCGATCAGGGAGAAACCGAAACTCCGCCGGTGACCCACCAGATTGCGGTAGTCGTTGAGCAGGAGGGCGAGTCCTCTTCTATATTGAAGACGGACTATGTTCGGATCGCCATTCATGAAGAGCCGGATACTCACCCGTGAAAGGATGCAACCAGCCCTCCGAACATAGCATCAGACGGCGGTCCCAAACGATCAGAAGATATTCCGGAACCCGGACTGTCCAGTCCGAAAGATCGTCAGATTCCGGCCAATCAGTTAGGTCGAGGTTCagatttaattccacccacccacccggataTAGAGGCTCTCACGAGCAtaaaacagcagtctcaggaaaagatccaccacttctgggccagattcctccatgtcaaggacaaggtaaaagattgccgtgATGAGGACGCAATATCGGTGTTCTGCAAAAATTgcgcggacgaaggaatcctcaacgccatcaatcgccgccgcataccgAAATTTGCTGACTTAGCAACCATCGTACaaaagtactgtgcgatggaaagcgcctgggaAACTCgggcagctcgctgggaaccaccaGCCCCAACCCAACTCCCCCTACAGGTGAAAAGGGCGTACCCTCGTGGCACGCCCAGTCCCACAGTCAAAAAACACAAAGCTGCCATACAGCACGGCACCGTTGTGGAGGggtggctcgatggcccatgcaaaatacatgcaACAACAGATActgtggcaacccacagccttagagcatgttggatactacgacaggtagccaagagtggcgaggacatccttataaAGGACACCCCAGAACAGTACCCCCCAGAAGATGACGACCCAAGAGTATTGACAGTCtttgagacattcgcttcaaataACAAACGCAAACGGGCACTTCGTGAGCTCAACGAAGTCTGCCAAATTGCTGTAATAAACccatggaacgacacggctataacattcAACGCCGGTGACGAACCAAAGTACAGAACAGTACGAGcaccagccgcattagtcctcagcCCCATCGTGGATGGGTTTCGACTCACCatggtcctcatggacggtggtagcgGACTAAAtctcatttatgaggacacactccataaaatggaaatagacaggagccgcatcaaacAAAGTAACACAACCTTCCGGAGAATTATTCCtagtcgggaggcgcgatgcgcgggcaaaatcacacttgacgtggtattcggcacgccggagaactatcggtacgaagaaataaccttccaagtgtcCCCTTTCAGCAGCGCATATCACGCCTTATTGGGGCGGGATGCTttcacacgcttccaagctatacctcactacggatatatgaagctcaaaatgcccggaccaaacggtataatcactctcgtTAGTGATcaggacatagcactccgcgctgaaaacaaaaccgcatccctggccctggaagcgctatccgaagccctcgcggccgaagaattagcTGCACTAcactccacagtggacagggacgatgtgatcctcgacaaacgccccaaatccacctcattcaaactagcagaagaaatagtcaaattccaggtccacccaacggaccccaagaagacagcatctatctGAGCTCAACTGACACCAACagttgacgccgcactacgagagttcctgcgcgaaaactgggacatatttgcctggcaccctccagatatgccagggatcccacgcaagttggccgaacatagcctcaacatattaaaaggatttaaaccagtcaagcaaacactgcgacacttttccgaacccaagcgacaagccatgggggaggagctagccaagctcattgaggccggattcattagagaaatcaagcatccggactggctggcaaacctagtgatggtaccaaagaaagataaatcctggcgcatgtgtgtcgatttcaaggatctcaacaaggcttgccctaaggatccttttccccttccccgcattgatcaaatcattgacgccaccgcaggacacgactcactgtgtttcctcgatgcatattaCGGATACCATCAAATGAAAATGAAGGAATCTGATCAAGCTGCAATAACAtttattaccccatacgggccattCTACTACAAtactatgcccttcgggctcaagaacgccggcgcgaCATAcgaacgcatgattcaaacatgcatggagaaacagatcggcaaaacgGTAGAAGCTTATGTTGATGACGTCGTCATTAAGACTAGGcatgtcgaaacactaatagacgacttacgcctcacatttgacaacctccgaGCATATGACActaagctcaacccggagaagtgcgtcaTCGGCGTCCCTGCTGGAAAACTGTTGGGCTTCAtagtttccaatagaggaatcgaagcaaatccggctaaaatccgagctctgtcacagctagctacaccaacagacctcaaacaggtccaaaaactggCAGGGTGCGTGGCAGcactaagccgctttatctccagattaagAGAAAAGGCACTCCCACTCTATCGCCTCTTGCGGCGCATGGATAACTTTGAATGGACAGACGCGACgactgccggactggaggaaataaagaccCTCCTAGCAAGCAATCCAATCCTGGCTGCACCAAACGCAGGCgaacccatgttgctatacataccggcaacacatcaagtggtgaacgccgtgctcgtcgtcgaacgagaacaggacggacacaaatttccgctccaaaagccggtatactacgtatccaccatcctcacaccatgcaaatcccggtaccctcactatgaaaagatagcatatgcagtcttcatggcatcttgaaaattgcgacactactttcaggagtgctcgatcacggtggcttccgaagtgcccctcaatgatataatcaaCAACCGGGATGCAATAGGCcagattgccaaatgggccattgagctcctgccattcgacatcacgtacaaaccacgtcgagacatcaaatcccaggtactggctaacttcgtcgccgaatggacagaggccgaactccctaaagagtacggcgcatattccaactgggtgatgcattttgacggctccaaaatgttggcagggctagggcaggtgtcgtattaacgtcccccacaggagatatcatccagtacgtactccaaatattatacaaagactccaacaacgcagccgaatacgaggccttgctacatggccttcggatggccgtatcaatgggcatacaacgcctggaggtgcacggggactcaaacctcgcaatatcccaaattaatggatactttgatgcca is drawn from Aegilops tauschii subsp. strangulata cultivar AL8/78 chromosome 1, Aet v6.0, whole genome shotgun sequence and contains these coding sequences:
- the LOC109752152 gene encoding uncharacterized protein, with the protein product MEKQFLGLELQHVPRGTNKEADDIAKRASKRQLQELGVFEERLFKPLAAPPAGVPTPPQEELPPPPTSGAPACGPTSGARLLLVLEPQEGCWTEEFKVYLLQGTLPEKEEDAERGTRQATTYCMQDDELYRKRPNDVSLRCISREQGCELLTDIQGGDCGHHSSSRTLVGKAFRSGFYWPTTLNNATELVRSCEAC